The genomic interval tgctgggctgggacTGGTTGGTCTGGAGCTGGATCAAGCTTTATTTCACTCCCTGAGCCTCCTGTGAGGGGTGACCCCCGTTCCCACCAGGCCCTGGGGCAGTGATCCATTTGCCGTGGGTCTGTTGCAGAGGGACACAAGGGGACAGACCCCACGGGGtattgaaatacttttttagGGCCATGAATAAATCTTTATTGCAGTGAAACTATCCTGAAGTACAAGATACATGGCAGACCCCGGGATCCTGGATCGCGTCTACACCTAGAAGCACTCATATTAGGTAGCAACCCCAAACAGAGCCCGCCTGGCAGCCGCCCCGTCGGTCCCAAAGCCCTGGTCTGCAGTGAACTTCAATCCCGCTGGCAGACCTGGGTAGGACTGAAGCCCAGTGAGGTGCTGAGCATCCTCCTAGCAGAGAGCTGTGGCTTTGGCAGAATTAGGCCCCGATCTGCTGTGCCGAAGCCTAACCCGGCACCCCAAGCCCCTGCTGAGCCCCAGCCCTAGGTCAGCTGCAGGACGCAGTCTGTCTCGGGGTACGGTGGCAGGTTTAAAGCGTATTTCTCCTGGAGCGCGGCAGGCACAAACCTGCCCCCGAGGAAGTGGTAGCGGCCAGCAAAATGCATTGCTGCCTTCTTGGGTGCCGTGAGCGAGATGAGCATATCGGGCTGGAGACCGTCTGCTTTCCCCTTCTCCACGTCCCAGCCTGCAACAAGCCCCGAGGCCAGGCTGGAGCCAAGAAGACCCTGGCCGGGCACCTTCCTCTGGTGGGTCCGGCCATTACTCACCTGAGGGGATGTCGATGCTGGCGATGGGCACCGTGATGTGCTCAAGGGTGCTGAGGATGCTGCCGAAGGGCTCCCGCACCGCTCCCTTGAAGCTGAACCCGAAAATTGCGTCCACCACCAGGCCGTAGAGCTCATCGATGAGCGCAGCCTGTGGCGGGGAAGGCAGCGGGTGAAAAACAGCCCTGGGCACGGCTCCAAGGGTGGGGGCTCCCTAGCCAGGGGGCTGCTCCTCACCTCGGCCGGGAACTCGGGGAGGAAGGGGATGTCCATCTTCTGGCACTGGGTGGTCAAACCTTCAAACAGGGGCTTGTTGGGGCGCTTGGGGTAATACACGGTTGGCTCGTAGCCCTGCAAGAGCAGGAGTGACCTGAATGGCGCTCTGGCACCAGGAGCAGCCAGAAGAGCGGGAACCCCAAAGCTTGCGGGGGTGGGGGCACACGGGGAGAGGCACCCTCCCGGGTGTGGGGGCACACGGGGAGAGGCACCCTCCCCGGGGGGGAGCATGCAGCCGCCTGCACGAGAGACTCACAAACATTTTCAGGTGCCGGGCGCAGACCAAGCCATCGCCGCCGTTGTTCCCCGGCCCACACACGACCAGCACAGCGGGCTGGCTTGTGGTGAAGGAGCTGGGTGGGTAGGCCTGGTGTGGGACAGGAGGCATAGGGTTATGCTGGGGAAGCGGGGCCTCGCCACGGGGCCAGGACTGCCCCGGGCCCACCACCCGCCTCTCGCGTGCCCACCTTTGCGATGGCGGTGGCGCAGCTCAGCCCCGCCAGCTCCATCAGCTGGTCCACGCTGAACTTGTACTCGGTGAAGAGCTCCTGGTCGATGGCCTgggcctcctcctgcctgggggagggagggaggatggcaCCCCTGGGGGCCTCGAAACCCATCCGGACCCCGGCTCTGTGGGGTCAGGGCcagcccgggggcgggggggggggggggggggggcggctgtgATCCCCTCGACTTTGCAAAGTGTCAGCGAGTGTGGAGGGGGAGGGCAGGGTCCAGCTCCCCGCGctgagctcccccccccccccccgcccgtgcACCTCCGCGCTCCCATGCGTCCCGCCCAACCCctcagccctcccccccccccccccccccgccccgtccctcTCCACCTTGTTACCCGCCTTCGCTGCACCCTCCGGACCCCTAAACATCTCCCGCGCCTTCTACCGCCCTCCGGACGCCCCTGCAATTTTCAGGCtaccccttcccaccccccacccccccccccgccagcgcATCCCCCCCCGGGTCCCCGCACGCCCCCTCCGCAGCCATACCCGAGGAAGCGGAGCCCCCGCAGGCCGGGCCCCGCGCTGGGCCCGTGCATGGCGCGGTGGGGGCGGCACCGGTCCCGGTCCCAGCTCCGGACCCAGCCCCGGCTcgggcagcgcccgcccgcccgcgcccccgccgccaccagcagccccagccccagcagcgtCCGCGGCCCCGGCatgcggcgggcccggcccggcacgGAGCGGCTCGGCACGGAGCAGGCGCAGGCGcaggggcggccccggggcggagcGCCCATCCCCGtgccgcggggcgggcgccgggCGGAGCGCCGGACTCGGAGCCCGCGGTCCCTCGAGACCCCCGGCCCCAGCGCGGAAAGGAGAACGGCAAAGGACCGGGTTCAAAACCGTGTTGGCTCAAGCACCGTGAACGGGCTCCCACCGGCAGCTCGGCCCTGCCCCGGGGGACGCGCGGTCCAGGCCGGATCCTGCTGCCCGgtcccgccgccggccccccgtGGGAAGCGGCCATCTCCCCGGTGTCTTCCACCGTCACAAGAGGCTGCAGATGAGGGACAGCATCCCAGTCCCCGTGCGAGGCTCCCGGCTCCCGCGGGACCGGCAGCCAGCGGTGttggcggcggcggtggggctgggaggcagcaaggcCACCGAGGTGTTACAGGGTGTGGGGGTGCCCGGCGGGATGCAGAATGGGGGGCGAGGGGGGATTTCGTACAGGGGCGCGGGAATCCACCCTCAGATCTGCTGCCCCATCTGTAGGACTGGGGTTGGGGTTGGCTATGAGGTGCCAAAATCCCAAGCCCCTGTGATTTTGGGCTTGGGGACAGGGCCGTTGCAAGGAGCGGGGGTGTCCCAAGCCCTGCTGGGGGGTCTCCATCCCTGAACCCTCCCCTCGGAGGACACCCTGGAGCCCAGAACACCCATCCGCTCCCTTGCCTGCTCCTCCAGCGCATCACCTACCGCTTCGGGGGCCTCAGTTGGCGGTCATGATGCCCTGTGAAACACAGCGTGAGAACCGCGGCCCTCAGCTCGCTGGGGAAGCGAAGCTCTGCTTGTGTTTGGTACTTACTTGGCCGGAGGCTGCCGTGGTGCGGCGGGGCTGGGCACGGGCGGGTGGTGGTCAGGTTACTGGGAGCAAAGCAGAGACGGCTTATGTGGAGGTGATGGAGAGCATCCGTGTGACAAACTCTCCCCTATTACCGAACCCTCCCCAAATTCTGGCTTGAATTACCCCAAATGCGCTTCCCAGAATTACACGTCTTTCAAAATCTCTGGATTTTCACCTTTAACCACGAGAAGTCTCCAGGGCGATGCCACTTGCTGCATTACATTTGCTGCTACTGCAAGGGTATTTGGGTGCAAGGAGCTGTATTGGGGTGCCTCCCCCTCGCCCACACACCTGTTAGCATGGGGCTTACTGCGACACCCTGGAGCCATGCTGGGACCATCCTCATCCTCCCCTGAGGTGTCCAGGCAGCCATGTGGGTTGTGGGGCTCCAGTACAGGGCTGTCACCTGGGGCCGCTCCTGTGCCTCCGGGGAGGAAGGACAAATAGGCAGGAGTCCGGTACCAGACCGTGCCAAAGCATTGGCTCCAGCAGAATTTGGCTGTATGGCTCAAGCAAGTTGTCTGGGTTTTAGTTTGCACCCTCTTACCTGAACGCCCAGGACGTGCTCCCGGCACAGGCGCGTACAACTCGTCCCCAGGCTGGGCTTTCCCCCCGAAGGACCTGGGGTCAAAGGAAGGAAGATTTATCTCATGGGTGATGCTGGGAACTCATCCACGGAGGAAGAAGGGACAGGATGGCAGCTTTCCTACTCACACCTCGCTCCCCCGGAGCCGTGTCCCACTGGCGTGGGGCAGCGTGGAGCAAAACTGCAGCTGACCGGGTTCCTGCTAGGACGGAGGGACGGCCTGGGGTTTACACGTGCATGTCCCTCTGCCCACCAAACCCTGGCGCCTCTCCCCACCAACCCCCATCTTGGGTCTCAGTCCCCAGCACCCCGATCTGCCCCACGCCCCTGGGGTGATGCTCaccggggctggggcgggcgcCCAGCCACCCCCGCAGGGGAGGCGGACATGgaggcagagctggtgctggatGGCATCAGTGAGCTTGTGCACGACCTGCTCACGGGCGGCTCTGGGGGTGTCCTGTGGAGGAGGGAGCCCGTGTGGGCTGGGCCAAGTGGGTctgcccccagggctggggcagtCGCCCCGTGATGCACGGGAGGGTCCAGCCTCAGGGGTTTCCCCAGTGTGTCTTACCTGGCAGTAGGAAAGCAAAGTCAGGGCTTCCTTGTAGTGCCCGATGGCTTTTTGGGGGTCTCCCAGGTGGAAGCAGGCTGTTCCCAGCCCCTCGCACGCTTGCCATTGCCCCTGCATGTCCCCTGGGAGGTGAAGGGCAGCATCAGTGCTGGCCCAGCATGTCGCAGCCGAGGTCCCGGGGAGGGAGCATCGCTGATGCCCTTTGGATACGGTGCATGCCCAGCTCGAGTCCACTCGCTCGGCATCCAGATGCTGCAGACCCCCCAGTGCAGGGACAATTTGCCTGCACCTCCCCTTACCCGAGTCCCGGAAGGCTTGCAAGGCGTGCAGGTAGTTCTCTGCGGCAGCCTCGTGGTTCCTGAGCTGGCTGCAGGCGTACGCCAGGTTACCGAAGCACTGCCCCTGTGCCCTCCGGTTCCCTAGAGTACCTGGAATTGGGAACACGGGGCTCCATCCTGAGCCGGCACATCCAGCAAAGCTGAGAGCAAGAGATACCTGTGTGACCTACTGTGCAGCGCCGCCGCTCGCCggtgccagcccagggctgtgtTGAAGCTGCACAGGGCGTTGTGGGCAGCACCCAGGTTCTGCAGCAGTGCAGCCTCCCTGCGCCGGTCTGGCTCACCACTGCAGAGGGCAAGGGCCCGCTCGAAGCTCTCAGCAGCCAGGGAGAAGATGCAGAGCTGGGAGTACCCGAGGCCGATGTCATTGTAGAGTTTCCCTGCGGGGCAGAGAGGAAAAGCTGGGTGCGGGCGCTGCTCACCAGGGCACCAAGAGGAAAGGGTGCGGCGCGGCATTACCTCGCAGGGCTGGGTCGGGGATGTTCTCACAGAGCGAGCGGCACTGGGTGAGGACCCCCACGATCTCTGCTGCCCTGAACCGTCGGCTCTGCAGCATGGAGCCACTCGCCCTGCTCAGAGCCACCGCGGCAGCCTCGGGGCTCGCGGCCGCCGCGTAGGTCTGCGCAGCATCCAGGAAGCAACGTGCGGCTCGTGCCGGCTCCCTCATCCCCAGGTAGCAGCAGCCCATCTGCACACAGGTCCCTGCTTGGCTGCCAGCCTGTGCCATGTGGTCATGGCCGACGGCTTTGCCAAAATAATCCAGAGCCTTTGGAAAGTCCTGGAGCCCTTCGTGAGCTGCCCTGATGTTGAAATAAAGGTCCCCCAAGCGCGCCCCGCTCTCCTCCTCCGAGGGCTGGGACTGGAGGAGGAACTCAAGGCCCTTTTCAGGCTTTCCAGTCTCCACGTAGGCAGCCCCCAGGTTGAAGGCACAAGCCCTGCGGAGCCGGGGGCTTGCCGTGCCCCCAGAGAGGAGAAGTGCCTTCCTGAAGCATCCCACCGCCTCCCGTGCGTCGCCCAGCGCCAGCGCCCGGTGCCCGGCTAGCGTGAGCCGCTCGATTTCAGCCGCCTGCCCTGCCGCCTCGTCCCCTCCCTCCTGGACATATTCCCCAGCCTCgggcttctccttccctttcttctggcTCTTCTTCTGGATGGCGGGGGCTGTGGGCTGTGCTCCTGGCTTAGCAGCCTCCTCCGAAGCCATGGGCAGGGCGAGCGACCTGTCtgcaagagagagagatgcaGCAGGCAGCCTGAGCCAGCACAGTCCTGGGATTTCTTGAAACAAGCAGTGTTATTTTatatcatttaaagaaaaattggaaaagtCTTGTAGCCTGTTTGCTGCTAAAATTTCAGGGAGGAAAATGGCCTTTCCATGGAGGACCCCAGCCCAGCTTCTGCACTCGGTGCCTGCCTCCTGCAAACATTTGTGGCTGCCAGAGAGGAGAGAGGTCactggaagaggagggggagacgCCGCAGCACAGGGTGGGTGTTCCAGGGGTGTCTTTTTGGGAGGCAGAATAACCGGTTGCACGCACTTACTGTTTGCTCTTTAGGTGCAAAGGGTGCTGAGAGCATGGAGGGGAGGGACAGGGCATCACCACCAGTTGCAGACGCGTCGCTGCTGCAAACCGCTGCTCTCCAGACAGGGATGGAGGGTGTCCGAAGGGCCTCTGAGTCCCgccagggctgggctgccggGAAAGCTGCCCAGAGCGGGTCGCAGCCCCCCGGATGATGGATGCTGGTGCCTGGGAcctggtgctggagcagagatagCTTTTGAGCGCCAAGAAAATGTCAGGGTTGTGCGTGGCACGCACAAACTGGGACAAAGCCAGGTCTCCTCCTGGGGAAGGCACGTTCCTGCAATGGCCTGGCTGGCTCCGGTTTCATCTCCGTCACTGGCACGGTGTACAGTGCCATGGCAACTTGGTTCAGCAGCGCCGGTGTGAACCGTGTGATGGATGGCACCACCTGCCCCTCACTGTCCCGGTGAGCTCATGGCAGGCACTGTGGACTTGTTTAATGTGGGGGCACATTCGTGGTTTGGAGCAGATCGATGTACGGGCACGGTGCAGTGCAGGTGAAGGGCACCCCGGGGCTGGCCGGCACATCCTGGGTCTGGCACAGGCCTGGCCCCTTGGCACAGCCGGTGCTGGggtcccccagcagcccccgctTGGCTCAGCCTGGGCGGGCAGACCCCGGTGTGGCTCGGGTGTGCCCCTGCGGGCAGCTGGATGCCCCTGCTGTTTGCAGATCCTGTGTGCCCTGCAGGTCCCCGCATGTGCTGAGCCCCTGGCACTCCGGGGTGTGTGCCCCGTgcgtgtgctggtgcctgggcgtgcccagcccctgcaccccaagaTGCCCCCTGCACCCCTGGGCTCACCTTGCACCCCGGTGCGTGCCCACCCTctgcaccccggggctcaccTTGCACCCCGGTGCgtgcccagcccctgcaccccggggctccccctgcaccccaagatgccccctgcaccccggggctcaccTTGCACCCCGGTGCGTGCCCAGCCTCTGCACCCCAAGATGCCCCCTGCACCCCTGGGCTCACCTTGCACCCCGGTGCGTGCCCACCCTctgcaccccggggctcaccTTGCACCCCGGTGCgtgcccagcccctgcaccccaagaTGCCCCCTGCACCCCTGGGCTCACCTTGCACCCCGGTGCGTGCCCACCCTctgcaccccggggctcaccTTGCACCCCGGTGCgtgcccagcccctgcaccccggggctccccctgcaccccaagatgccccctgcaccccggggctcaccTTGCACCCCGGAGCgtgcccagcccctgcaccccaagatgccccctgcaccccggggctcaccTTGCACCGCGGTGCGTGCCCACCCTctgcaccccggggctcaccTTGCACCCCGGTGCgtgcccagcccctgcaccccggggctccccctgcaccccaagatgccccctgcaccccggggctcaccTTGCACCCCGGTGCGTGCCCAGCCTctgcaccccggggctcaccTTGCACCCCGGTGCGTGCCCACCCTCTGCATCCCGGGGCTCACCTTGCACCCCGGTGCgtgcccagcccctgcaccccggggctccccctgcaccccaagatgccccctgcaccccggggctcaccTTGCACCCCGGTGCGTGCCCAGCCTctgcaccccggggctcaccTTGCACCCCGGAGCgtgcccagcccctgcaccccaagatgccccctgcaccccggggctcaccTTGCACCCCGGAGTgtgcccagcccctgcaccccaagatgccccctgcaccccggggctcaccTTGCACCCCAGTGCgtgcccagcccctgcaccccaagatgccccctgcaccccggggctcaccTTGCACCCCGGTGCGTGCCCACCCTctgcaccccggggctcaccTTGCACCCCGGTGCgtgcccagcccctgcaccccaagatgccccctgcaccccggggctcaccTTGCACCCCGGTGCGTGCCCACCCTctgcaccccggggctcaccTTGCACCCCGGTGCgtgcccagcccctgcaccccggggctccccctgcaccccaagatgccccctgcaccccggggctcaccTTGCACCCCGGTGCGTGCCCAGCCTctgcaccccggggctcaccTTGCACCCCGGAGCgtgcccagcccctgcaccccaagatgccccctgcaccccggggctccccccgcaCCCCGGAGCGCGCTGATCCCCGTGTGCTCGCTGGtcccggggcagccccgctgccggtgccggtgccggtgccggtgccggacTACAGCGCCCGGCGGCCCTCGCGCGGCGCCACGTGGGCGGCGGGAGATTCAAATCGCGGGTGGAGCCGCCGCGGCTGCAGCCATGGAGGGAGCGGGGCTGGTGCGCTGTGAGTGACCGGCaccgggggacggggacggggacggggacggggacggggacggggacggggacggggacggggtgTGCCGTACCGTACCGTGCCGGCACTTTGGGGGCAAGGCAGCGATGTGGGGGCAGGAGGATGGGGCGAGGCAGCCAGCAATGGGGGGGGGGTGCAAGTGTGTGGGGGGACAGGCAGGTCTGGGGAGGCAGGCAGTGGTGTGGGGGTTCAGGTGGATGTGGGGGTGCAGGTGGAtgtggggggtgcagggggatgaGGGATAGTGGTAGGACCCCGGACACCTGGGGACAAGCTGGAGAGGATGGGTTTTGAGGAATGTGTCTGGTGAGGGTGCTGTTGGGTGTCACCCAGCAGTCATGGGTGCCTCCAGCACCAGCGGTACAAAAGGACCCCAAACTGGCAGCCGTAGCCCCCCCGGGTGCTGGCTCGGTGCTGGCCATGGCCGTTACTTTGGGAAAAAGGGAAATTGGAAACTTTCCTCCAAGTGCCGGACGGGCCCAGCTGGTGTCACTATCGCTGCCACGTCTTGATGTGGTGCCACCCACGCAAGGGCCGTGGGAGGCACAGGCAGGCTGCTGTGTCGAAAACCTGCCTTTCCTTTGCAAAGTCTTAATTTGGGTGGGGATGGGTGCTTAAAAAAAGCCCCCCCCCTGAACAGCGGGGTTTGATGGCGTGTCCCTGTCACCGCCCAGATGAGCGCCTCACCGCAGATGAGATGGATGAGCAGCGGAGGCAGAACGTCGCCTACCAGTACCTGTGTCACCTGGAGGAAGCCAAGCGGTGGGGCTGGACCTGGGGAGCCCCTCTGCCTCGAGCTCAAatttgagggggggaaaaggagTGCAAGGCAGGGGGGAGGCTGTGAGGCATAACCCTGCAAAATCCTGCCTGCTCTTGGTGCTTTCTGGCCCTTCAAAGGTGGTTTTTGGCAGGGGTGCACTCAGCCATGCTGTTGCACCCAAACAGAAACACCCGTCTGCTAAACCCTGCAGCAAAGGGGTGGGGGCTGACCTCTCCCTGCCACGGGGAGGATTTATGGGGATGGGGTGTATGGGGGGGGTTGTCTCCTTTGGGTGCTGCTTTTCCTGTCTGGAAGGTGTCTGGGTGGGGGTACTGGGGGTCTGCGATGTGCCCCATCTCTGCCCTGCCAGCTGGATGGAGGCCTGCCTGAGCGAGGAGCTGCCACCCTCCACGGAGCTGGAAGAGAGCCTGCGCAATGGGGTTGTCCTGGCCAAGATGGGCCACCGCTTTGCCCCCACCGTGGTCCCTCTGAAGAAGATCTACGACCGTGAGCAAACGCGGTACAAGGTAAGACTGCGGCACTGGGGGGGTGCGTTCCTCGGGACGTACCCCAAAACTTGCAGGGACCTTTCCATCGCTGGTGAATGCAAAGTGAGGAGGGACATACTGATTGCAATTGTTAAGGGACAATGTAATAGAGCAGGGCTGCAGACGGGGTCTCCGAGCTGCGCTGCCCTGGGGGTCACAggctttgcctctgtctttaccTCATGCCCTggctgggtgggtttgggggagAGGGGACCCCCAGGCATGGGAGAAGGTGGAGTTCAGCCTGACCTCGGCTTCCTCTCTTCCAGGCAGCCGGGCTTCACTTTCGGCACACAGATAACATCAACTACTGGCGCGATGCCATGAGCCACCTGGGGCTTCCCTCGGTAACGTCCCCCCTCCGCTCTCCCCGGGCCGAGGGACGTGCTGGCCTTTGCCCTTGTGGCAGCACCGGGGCTGCACGCTGCTGGCTCGACTCATTCGGGGGAGCACTGGCGTTGCAGGAGGGCTTTGTCTCTGTCCCCCCACCCTTGGACACCATCTCCCCCCCTGTGGACCACCTCGGTGGCATCTCCACCTGAGCTGTCTCTTGTCTTGTTGGCAGATCTTCCACCCGGAGACCACCGACATCTATGACAAGAAGAACATGCCCCGGGTGGTCTACTGCATCCATGCGCTCAGGTGGGTGTCCCTGGTCTGGCCCCGGGGCCAAAACTGTTGTCATGGTTTGTGTTTGTGCTCACAAGCCCTTCGGTGGCATCACCCTCAGGGCTGGGGCGACAGCCTCGGGTGTTGCAGAAGCATTGGGAGGGAGAAGCAAGTGACTGCACGGTCATGGTGTGTGTCTGCTTCATCTTTCAGCTTGTACCTCTTCAAGCTGGGGCTGGCTCCTCAGATCCAGGACTTGTACGGGAAAGTGGACTTCACGGGTACGGTGCCGCATGGGGATacctgggctgggggctggcgaTGAGGGTTTGACAACAATGGTCTCAGATCCCTGCGGTGGGAGGGAtgtggagaatgaagagcttGGGCAAGCTTTTCCAAAGTTGCCTTGGTGATGCTTACCCCAGTGTGGGTGTTTTCTGCGCCCCTCTGGTTTGGCAGGGGAACGGGGGGCTCTGCTGGCTGCCCCCACTCCAGTGCTGGACCCCGGTGCTGGTACTGAGTGGTGATGCCTCTGTGCTCTGTTCCAGAGGAGGAGATCAACAACATGAAGCGGGAGCTGGAGAAGTAcggcctgcagctgcctgccttcAGCAAGATTGGAGGCATTTTGGCCAACGAGCTGTCGGTGGATGAAGCAGCAGGTAATGGGTGCCCGCGAAGGGAGCGGTGCTGTGTGTCAGCCTGTAGCAGGATCTCGGCTCAGCCAGCAAACTGAGAGATGCTCTGAGAGATGCTCTCCTTCAGACCCATGCATGGCTGCAAGGGCCGgcacagccccttcccagccGGCAGCACCTGGGGTTTTGCATTAGCTGGGCTTGCTGTAGAGGCACCAAGACTTCCCAGGCACTGGAGCCTGCAGCTTGCTCTTTGAGAAGGGGGGGGGTTCCCACCATCGTGCATGGCGCAGCTTGTCCCACTGCCTGCAGGGATATAGCGGATGGTCTGTCGCAGCCCTCCGTGCCCTGTCTCACCTGCCTCCTTCCCGCTTCGCCTCCAGTCCATGCTGCGGTGCTGGCAATCAACGAAGCGGTGGATCGGGGGGTGGCGGCGCAGACAATGGTGGCCCTTTGCAACCCCAGCGCGATGCTTCTCGACCTGCGCGAGGTGCTGGCGGGTGCCTACCAGGAGGTGCTCCACCAGGCGAAGCTGGAGAAGGGCAGCAATGCCAGGAACAGGGTGAGGAGGGCACAAGGGGTCCCGGGGGGACTGGGAGAGGAGCAGTCCCTTGGCTGATGTGCTGGTGGGTGCTTCCAGCTGGAGAGGTCCCTCTCGGTCAGAGGCTGTCCCCATGCTTAGTGGGTGAAACACAGCCTGGGAGCCCTTGTGCTGATCAGAAGATGGGGGGGAAAGTGGTGGGGAAATGATTCCTCTTTGGGGGACCAGGGTTTGGGGTTGGGAAACGAGCCCAGGCATCTGCAGGGGACCCCTGCTGCATGCCGTTGGGGTGTGCTTGGGCAGAAAGCTCAGGGTGGGGAGTCCCTTTCCAGTACCTGCAGGTGATCCCTGAGGGAGAGGACATCTACGACCGGTGTCTGACCCAGGCTGAAATCCAAGGGAATGTCAACAAAGTGAATGGTGAGCAAAGCTGTGGCTTCCCTCCTGGGGGTTCTCCAGAGCTTATCGGTGGGACCCCAGGCCGCAGGGGACAGCCTGCCCAGGGTGGTGGGCATAGCAGGAAGGAGCTGTCTGCTCAGGCCAGCTTCAGACCCGgcggggagcagagctgggtgtgCATTtccaagaagaaattaaaatcatCGGTATGCAGGCTTCAACTGTAGctcccttttctccctggagCTGTGGGATGATTTACCCACTCACCTTCTCTGGGTGTAAACTGGCCTCTTTCCTAGTGCACGGAGCTCTGGAGGAGGTGGACGATGCTCTGGAGAGACAGGACGCGCCGGCGCTGTACCGTGCACTGCAGGACCCCGTCCTGGCCTTGCGCTGCCTCCAGCGGGACAACCTCGACCGCTACTTGGAGCAGCTCAGCATGGACCGGGAGCAGAAGGCGCTGGtaggggctggcggggagcctgCGGGCGCGGGGTacctgtgctggggtggcaccTCAGGACTGCAGTGGTCCCCAGGAGGAGGGGGGTCCCCCCTGGGCAGGAGGTCGCTCTGCAGATCAGCAGCTTTCTGCAAGGGGTCTGAGCGTGGCTGCTCCATCAGCACAAGCAGGATCTGGTGTGAGACCAGAAACCCCActttctgcctgctgcaggagctgggctacatggacctgctggagcacGAGGAGGTGGAGGCAGGGATCCTTGTGGCGAACAAGAAGGGCGAGGAGGAGCGAGCCAGTGAGTGGCTGGGGTGGACACGGTGCTTGCGGCAGGTTTTGCTGCCCGGTGCATCCCCTGGAGCTGGTGGGCCTGCCAGCCGCCTGGCCAAGTGCCCCAGGGGAGATGGGGCACGGCTGCCTCCTGCAACCCGCCCGTGCCAGCCCGGCGTGGTCTCTCCCTCAGTGCTGCAGGCCGTCAGCCGGATCAACGCTGCCATCCGTCGAGGGATGCCAGCTGAAACATTGGAAGCGGTGATGGACCCTGCAGCGCAGTTGCCCAATGTGTACCCGCTCGCTGCCCCCCTGTACCAGCgccagctggccctgctgcagcgcCAGCACCCGCAGGTGAGAGCTCCCCCAGGGACGGGCTCTGGGTCCCATCGGCGGTGGGGGGATCGGTGCCTCTGCTAGGATGGGGGGGTGATTCCCCCACAcctgggggtgctgctggggctggaggatggGGTTATGGGGGGTCAGTGTCTCTGCCTGCCCCATGCAGGGTGAGCTGGTGCAGGAGGAGCTGTTCGTGGCTGTGGAGATGCTTTCAGCCGTGGCGCTGGTTAACCGAGCCTTGGATGCCAGGGACCCTGATGGGCTCTGGAGCAGCCTGGTCAGCTCTGCCCTGGGCCTCTCGGGTGTTGAGGATGCAAATGCGCAGCGGTAAGGAGACGGTCTCTGTGTTTGGGGTCGGTGGTGTGGAGCAATCCCTTGGGAGGGGACGATCAGGGGGCCTGGGCTTTGTGTGGGCTTGTTTCGCCagcctccctgccctgtgccttACCTTTTCCCCTTTGAAAAGCTGGCTCTGGCAGGTGCTGTTCCT from Aptenodytes patagonicus chromosome 26, bAptPat1.pri.cur, whole genome shotgun sequence carries:
- the TTC24 gene encoding tetratricopeptide repeat protein 24; translated protein: MASEEAAKPGAQPTAPAIQKKSQKKGKEKPEAGEYVQEGGDEAAGQAAEIERLTLAGHRALALGDAREAVGCFRKALLLSGGTASPRLRRACAFNLGAAYVETGKPEKGLEFLLQSQPSEEESGARLGDLYFNIRAAHEGLQDFPKALDYFGKAVGHDHMAQAGSQAGTCVQMGCCYLGMREPARAARCFLDAAQTYAAAASPEAAAVALSRASGSMLQSRRFRAAEIVGVLTQCRSLCENIPDPALRGKLYNDIGLGYSQLCIFSLAAESFERALALCSGEPDRRREAALLQNLGAAHNALCSFNTALGWHRRAAALHSTLGNRRAQGQCFGNLAYACSQLRNHEAAAENYLHALQAFRDSGDMQGQWQACEGLGTACFHLGDPQKAIGHYKEALTLLSYCQDTPRAAREQVVHKLTDAIQHQLCLHVRLPCGGGWAPAPEPGQLQFCSTLPHASGTRLRGSEVSFGGKAQPGDELYAPVPGARPGRSGHHDRQLRPPKR
- the NAXE gene encoding NAD(P)H-hydrate epimerase, encoding MPGPRTLLGLGLLVAAGARAGGRCPSRGWVRSWDRDRCRPHRAMHGPSAGPGLRGLRFLGQEEAQAIDQELFTEYKFSVDQLMELAGLSCATAIAKAYPPSSFTTSQPAVLVVCGPGNNGGDGLVCARHLKMFGYEPTVYYPKRPNKPLFEGLTTQCQKMDIPFLPEFPAEAALIDELYGLVVDAIFGFSFKGAVREPFGSILSTLEHITVPIASIDIPSGWDVEKGKADGLQPDMLISLTAPKKAAMHFAGRYHFLGGRFVPAALQEKYALNLPPYPETDCVLQLT